In Babylonia areolata isolate BAREFJ2019XMU chromosome 10, ASM4173473v1, whole genome shotgun sequence, the following proteins share a genomic window:
- the LOC143286499 gene encoding uncharacterized protein LOC143286499: MRVAVALLFMVVCASLVSDAEAGWFRRAVRKAKDWIRDHVRVRVRVERKRLADSSSPSCTPQALLQQYGCNLEMSDLPQEQTDASYDKSDANDDGDLDDNEKKIFELMVLTDLMEECLVKLAAKDMAKK; the protein is encoded by the exons aTGCGTGTTGCTGTGGCTCTGCTGTTTATGGTGGTGTGCGCCTCGCTGGTGTCCGACGCTGAGGCAGGATGGTTTAGACGG GCGGTGCGAAAGGCGAAAGACTGGATCAGGGATCACGTGAGAGTCAGAGTGAGGGTGGAACGTAAACGATTGGCCGACAGTAGTTCGCCCAGCTGCACGCCACAGGCCCTGCTTCAGCAGTACGGCTGCAATCTAGAAATGAGCGACTTGCCTCAGGAGCAGACCGATGCCAGCTATGATAAAAGTGATGCAAATGATG ATGGCGACCTGgatgacaatgaaaagaaaatctTCGAACTCATGGTTCTGACAG ATCTGATGGAAGAATGTCTGGTGAAGCTGGCGGCTAAGGACATGGCGAAGAAGTGA